A stretch of DNA from Granulicella pectinivorans:
ATCCGGAAGCTCCGACCCTCCGGTCCACGCCTCCAGATCCGCCTTCACTGCCTTCAGCGCCTCATGCGGATCGCAGTCCGCCACCACACGGGCCAGCCGTTCCACGGGATAGGGCTCGCCCTCCGCATTCAAGCAGGCCCCCACCCCATCCGAATACACCAGCAGTTTCTCACCCGCCTGCAGCGTCGTTACCGTCTCGTCATACGTCATATCCGGCCACAACCCCACGGGAAACCCACCATCCCCCACTGGCGTCGCCGTCCCATCCACCGCAAACTTCAGCGGCGCCGGATGCCCCGCCTGGCAAAAACGAATCTCCCGCGTCTCGGTATCGAGCACCGCGTACAGCATCGTGAAATATCCATCGCCCTGCGGCAGAAACCGCCGGTTCAGTTCGCTCACCACATCCACCGGCGGCACAATCCTCTTCAGCTCCAACTGAAAGTCGTACCGCACCATCGGGCTCCCCGGATGCGGCGAAAGCAACTGGTTGAGCGTCACCGAAAGCAGCGCCGATCCCACCCCATGCCCGGCCACATCCAGTTGATAAAAGATCAGGTACCGGCCCTGCATCATGAAGTAGTTCAGGTTGTCGCCTGCCAGGTAGCTCGTCGGCAGCAGCAGCCAGTCGATCCCGAACTTCGGATGCACGTCGAACACCGTAGGCAGCAGACTCAACTGCAGCGCCGAAGCATGCCGCAGCTCCGACTGCACCAGCTCATACCCGGAGCGCAGCCGCGCGTTCTCGGCAACCAGTCTTGCATTCTCTTCCGTCAGAGCCCGGATGGCGTCGTCGTGGTTCACGTAGCGACGAGTCTACCACCGGCTCAACGCCCCTGAATCGCCTTGGCCGGAACGCCTGCCACGACCGCACCCGCCGGAACATCCTTCGTCACCACGGCGTTCGCCCCCACCGTCGCGCCATGCCCGATTGTCACCCCACCGAGCACCGTGACGCCGCGCCCGATCCAGACCTCATCCCCCAGCACAATGGGCTTCGCCGAAAACCCCGATTCCCGCATCGGCTTGTCCGCGCTCCGCAGATGGTTCGCATCCCGCAGGCTCGAGTACTCCCCAATCATCGTGCCCCTGCCGATCACGATCCCGGCCATGGCGACCACATGCACCCCACGTGACATCACTACGCCCTCGCCCACCGCGATCGTCGCCGCTCCCTGCGTCTCCAGGTACAGCTCCGGAAACAGGTAGCACCGCTCCCCAAACGCAATCGCCCCGGTCCCATGCACCTCGTTGCGTCCAAGCACCACCACCGACCCCGGGAGATGCGTCTTCAACTGGCTCGACAGCCGCGCATGCGCATACAGCTTCCCCAGCGCCAGCCGCACCCCGGCCGTAGCCTTCAGCACCGAGCGAATCGTTCCACTCAGAAGCGCCTTTACCATGGCCGCGGCGGTGAAAACCGCCCTCCCCTGGTGTCCTTCCACGCCTGCTCCAGCAAAGCCAGCAGCACCTTGTACCGCTCGCCGCGATCCTTCCTCTCCTGGGTGCTTGCGAACCTATTCCGCACAATCGTCAGCCGGTACATGAAGCCCTCGGCCTCCTTCGCCAGCCATGCCTGCTCATCATGGTGCTTGCGGTAGTAAAGAAACATCGACCGCATCCGCCACATTACCACCTGCGCCGCCATCGACGAGTACGCCAGCGTCTTCACCCGCTTCGAAGACTCACCGCCCCAGTGCACTACTACCACATCCGGCCAGTACCAGATGCTGTACCCCGCATCCTTGATCCGCTTACAAAGATCGACTTCCTCGTAATAGAGAAAGAACGCCGGATCGAACAACCCCACCTTCGCCAGGACCTCGGGCCGCGCAATGCAGAATGCCCCGGGAACCCAGTCCACCGAAGCCGCCTCCATCGAATCCGCCCACGTGCGGTCGAAGTCTCCAAAGAACCTGTTCTTTGGAAACTGCCCGGCCAGCCCCGTCATCACCACCAGGTCACCCACAATCGAATGAAACGTCCGCGCCGAAGGCTGCCACGCGCCATCCCGACCGATCAGCCGCGCTCCGCCCAGCCCACAGTCCGGCGTCGCATCCATATGCTGGATCGCCAGATGCAGCGCCCCCGGCGCGAAGAACGCGTCCGAGTTCAACAGAACGTGATATCTGCCGGTAGCTTTTTCGAGCGCCACGTTGTTCGCCGCGCCGAATCCAAGGTTCGTATCGCTCCGAAACAGGATCACTTCGGGAAACTCCGCCGCCACCATCTCCGCCGAGCCATCCGTCGATGCGTTATCGACCACCATGATTTCGGCTGAAAGCGCACCGATCTCCCGCTGCACCGACTCCAGGCACGCGCGCAGCACCTCGCACGTGTTGAACGAGACAATGACGATCGAAACGTCGATTCCCAATCCGGTTGGCTTCACAGTGCGTTCAGTATACTCAAGCATCTCCAGCCATCCGGTACACTGGGTGCAAAGTCACAACACTCCAGGAAATCAAGCATCTATGGGTCAGGAATCAGCGGGTCGGGAATCAGCCGAGGGGCAGCACACAGGCACAGCACCGGCGATGAAGGCCCTTGAAAAGACGGCCCTCCGAGCCTCCGTCTGGTCCGTGCTCGAATACGGCTCCGGCACCCTCCTCCGCGTCGTCTCCTCCCTCGTTCTCACCCGTCTGCTCGCCCCCGCCTACTTCGGCGAGATGACCCTCGTCTCCACCCTTATTGTCGGCATCAATCTCCTCTCCGACATCGGCCTGGGTCCCTCCGTCATCCAGTCCAAACGCGGCGACGAGCCGGACTTCCTCAACACGGCCTGGACCCTCCAGGTCATCCGCGGCACGGCCCTCTGGATCATCGCCCTCGCCGTGAGTTGGCCCATGGCCCTCTTCTACAACAACCACCACCTTCTCTATCTCCTCCCGGTGCTGGCCTTCACCAACGTCATCAGCGGCTTCAACTCCACCAACCTGCTCACCCTCTCCCGCCACATGGGTGTCCGGCGCCTCTTCGCCATCGACGGATCCATGTCCGTCGTCTCTCTTATCACCACCATTGTCTGGGCCCTCATCTGGCCTTCCGTCTGGGCCATCGTCGCCGGACAGATCGTCTCCGGCATCTACCGGCTCGTCCTCAGCCACATCCCCACCGTCGCCCCCGGCATCCGCAACCGGTTCCGCTGGGAGAAGGAAGCGCTCTCCAGCATCGTCCACTTCGGCAAGTGGATCATGAT
This window harbors:
- a CDS encoding PP2C family protein-serine/threonine phosphatase, producing the protein MNHDDAIRALTEENARLVAENARLRSGYELVQSELRHASALQLSLLPTVFDVHPKFGIDWLLLPTSYLAGDNLNYFMMQGRYLIFYQLDVAGHGVGSALLSVTLNQLLSPHPGSPMVRYDFQLELKRIVPPVDVVSELNRRFLPQGDGYFTMLYAVLDTETREIRFCQAGHPAPLKFAVDGTATPVGDGGFPVGLWPDMTYDETVTTLQAGEKLLVYSDGVGACLNAEGEPYPVERLARVVADCDPHEALKAVKADLEAWTGGSELPDDVSLLLLVGR
- a CDS encoding acyltransferase; this translates as MVKALLSGTIRSVLKATAGVRLALGKLYAHARLSSQLKTHLPGSVVVLGRNEVHGTGAIAFGERCYLFPELYLETQGAATIAVGEGVVMSRGVHVVAMAGIVIGRGTMIGEYSSLRDANHLRSADKPMRESGFSAKPIVLGDEVWIGRGVTVLGGVTIGHGATVGANAVVTKDVPAGAVVAGVPAKAIQGR
- a CDS encoding glycosyltransferase family 2 protein; the protein is MKPTGLGIDVSIVIVSFNTCEVLRACLESVQREIGALSAEIMVVDNASTDGSAEMVAAEFPEVILFRSDTNLGFGAANNVALEKATGRYHVLLNSDAFFAPGALHLAIQHMDATPDCGLGGARLIGRDGAWQPSARTFHSIVGDLVVMTGLAGQFPKNRFFGDFDRTWADSMEAASVDWVPGAFCIARPEVLAKVGLFDPAFFLYYEEVDLCKRIKDAGYSIWYWPDVVVVHWGGESSKRVKTLAYSSMAAQVVMWRMRSMFLYYRKHHDEQAWLAKEAEGFMYRLTIVRNRFASTQERKDRGERYKVLLALLEQAWKDTRGGRFSPPRPW
- a CDS encoding oligosaccharide flippase family protein; translation: MGQESAGRESAEGQHTGTAPAMKALEKTALRASVWSVLEYGSGTLLRVVSSLVLTRLLAPAYFGEMTLVSTLIVGINLLSDIGLGPSVIQSKRGDEPDFLNTAWTLQVIRGTALWIIALAVSWPMALFYNNHHLLYLLPVLAFTNVISGFNSTNLLTLSRHMGVRRLFAIDGSMSVVSLITTIVWALIWPSVWAIVAGQIVSGIYRLVLSHIPTVAPGIRNRFRWEKEALSSIVHFGKWIMIGTAFFFFASQADRLILGKLTTLTLLGVYGLAYQLSDLPRQIFLSLGNRVAYPFIAKIIHLPREEFRVKFLRYRSYSLLVGGSLLCIMVTFGDQVVLHAYDKRYHEAAWMIPILAIGLWHTLLYTTTLPVLFSLGQARYNAYGNAAYAIAVSAGVWSGYHFYGMLGAVIAVAAGDFPMYLVVLTGATREGIKPLKQDLLMTGAFVALLLACLFARASLWAAVPFHPA